One Spinacia oleracea cultivar Varoflay chromosome 4, BTI_SOV_V1, whole genome shotgun sequence DNA segment encodes these proteins:
- the LOC110784828 gene encoding uncharacterized protein: MSNKFTIPPVSFPSSGPSASTASTTPGPGGRNPPGMLHQRQVPTAPFQPPRPSSLPFMSFDIGSAAASSSSTSFPPPQLRQDIASSSGGLFSDEIPLLEELEINPSLIWRKTRSLLNPFRVDSSLHSDPDLSGPFLYYIAFGLFQLLGGKVQFGVILGWIAISSIFVYSILNFLAGKNGNLDLYRCFSVVGYCLMPIVIYSAASLFLPPTGTTVGFIVAAAFVIWSTRVCSRLLAVDELGASEHRGLIAYPCFLIYCLFSMLVMF, encoded by the coding sequence atgtcCAACAAATTCACCATCCCGCCGGTGTCCTTTCCATCGTCAGGACCGTCAGCATCAACCGCGTCCACCACTCCCGGTCCCGGCGGTCGCAACCCACCGGGCATGCTCCATCAACGGCAAGTCCCAACCGCACCGTTTCAACCACCACGTCCCTCCTCCCTCCCTTTCATGTCTTTTGACATCGGATCCGCCGCCGCCTCTTCATCTTCCACCTCCTTCCCACCTCCACAACTCCGCCAGGACATCGCCTCCTCCTCCGGCGGCCTCTTCTCTGACGAAATCCCTCTCCTGGAAGAACTCGAGATCAACCCATCCCTAATCTGGCGCAAAACTCGCTCCTTACTCAACCCATTCCGAGTGGATTCATCCCTCCACTCTGATCCCGACCTCTCCGGGCCCTTCCTTTACTACATCGCCTTCGGATTGTTCCAATTACTTGGCGGCAAAGTTCAATTCGGCGTTATCTTAGGCTGGATTGCGATCTCCTCCATTTTTGTTTACTCGATCTTGAACTTTCTGGCTGGTAAAAATGGGAATTTGGATTTGTATCGGTGTTTCAGCGTGGTTGGATATTGTTTGATGCCAATTGTAATCTACTCTGCTGCCTCACTCTTTCTCCCTCCTACCGGAACTACTGTTGGGTTTATTGTTGCTGCAGCTTTCGTGATTTGGTCAACTAGGGTTTGCTCTCGTCTTTTGGCGGTCGATGAATTGGGAGCTTCCGAACACCGTGGGTTGATTGCTTATCCTTGTTTCTTGATTTACTGTCTGTTTTCTATGCTtgttatgttttga